Sequence from the Agrococcus sp. SL85 genome:
GGTGCTCGTCGCCAAGAACGGCGTCGACGGCGTCTACTCGGCCGACCCCAAGCAGGATCCCGAGGCGACGCGCTTCGACGAGATCACCTACCAGGACGCGCTCGTGCGCGGCCTCAAGGTGGTCGACTCCACGGCCTTCAGCCTCTGCATGGACAACCGGATGCCGATGCGGGTGTTCGGCATGGAGGGCGAGCGCCAGCTCACGCGCGCGATCCTGGGCGAGCCCGTCGGCACGCTCGTGCGCGCCTGAGCATCCAGCCCGCCCTCGCATACACTCGACACGACGGAAGGAACCCCGTGATCAGCGACGTTCTGGCTTCGGCCAAGGAGAAGATGGCCCAGTCGATCGAGGTCGCCAAGGACGACTTCGCGACGGTGAGCGCCGGCCGGGCGAACCCCGCGCTGTTCCAGCGGCTCAACGTCGACTACTACGGCTCGCCGACGCCGCTCGTGCAGCTCGCCGGCTTCCAGCAGCCCGACGCGCGCACGCTCGTCATCACGCCCTTCGACAAGAGCGCGCTCAAGGAGATCGAGCGCGCGATCGTCAACGCGCCCCACCTGGGCGTCAGCCCCTCGAACGACGGCTCGATCGTCCGCGTGGTCATGCCGGAGCTCACCGAGGAGCGCCGCAGGGACTACGTGAAGATCGTCAAGGACAAGGCCGAGCAGGCCCGCGTCGCGCTCCGCAACGTCCGCCGCCAGGCGATGACCGACCTCGACAAGCTCACGGGCGAGGTGGGCGACGACGAGATCGCCCGCGCCGAGAAGGAGCTCGAGGCCGAGACGAAGAAGGCCGTCGAGGCCATCGACGACGCCCTGAAGAAGAAGGAAGCCGAGCTCCTCGAGGTCTGACCGACCTGGGGCCAGCACGGTGATCCGGAGGCAGCGCGTGCCCAAGGAGCAGCATCGCAGCGCCGCCGAGATCGAGGCGCAGATCCAGGCGCAGATCCACGCCGCGCGCGACCAGATCGAGGCGACGCGGGCGCGCGTGAACAAGCGCACGGGCCGCGACCTCGCGGCCGCGGTGCTCATCGCGCTCGCGCTCGGCGGCGGCCTGCTCGCGAGCCTCCTGTGGGTCAAGGCGCTGTTCCTGGTCTTCGCCACAGCCCTCGTGGGCTTCGCGCTGTACGAGCTCGCGAGCGCGCTGCGCTTCGCCGGGCGCGACGTGCCTCGCATCCCGCTCGTGCTGCTGGGCTGCGCGATCCTGCCGATCACGTACTTCCTGGGCCCGGCGGGCCTGTGGTGGTCGACGCTCGGCGCGATCGCGGTGGTCGCCGTCGTGCGGCTCGTCGAGCTCGCGGATCCCGCGACGCGCCGGGGCGGGCGCGCGGTGCTGCAGGACGTCGCGGGCGGCGCGCTCTGCATCGCCTACGTCGCGGTGCTGGGCGCCTTCGCGGTGCTGCTGACGGCGCAGGACGGCGGCGAGTGGTGGACGCTCGCGATGATCATCATGACCACGGTCATCGACACCGGAGCGCTCGCGGTCGGCGTGTGGCTCGGGCGCACCAAGCTCGCGCCCCGCATCAGCCCCGGGAAGACCTGGGAGGGCCTCGCGGGCGGCGCCCTCGCGGCGACCGCCGCCGGCATCCCGCTCTCGATCCTCATGCTGGGCCAGGAGTGGTGGTTCGGCATCGTGCTCGCCGGGCTGCTCGTCGTGACCGCGACGGTGGGCGACCTCGCCGAGTCGATCATCAAGCGCGACCTCGGCATCAAGGACATCGGCTCGTTCCTGCCGGGCCACGGCGGCTTCCTCGATCGCCTCGACTCGATCCTGCCGAGCGCGGTCGTCATGATGGCCCTCTTCCAGATCGTGCACGCCTGAGCCCGCGCGCCGCTGGCATGATGGTGACGATGAGCACGTTCCCGAGAGCCCGCCGATCGCAGCCCGGCTACGACATCGAGCAGGTCGAGGACTTCCTCGAGGACGCGCGTCGCGCGTACGCGACCGACGTCCGCGCGGCCACGGCCATCGACTCCTCGGCGATCCGCCGCATGAGCTTCTCCATGCAGAAGGGCGGCTACTCGCCCGCCCACGTCGACGCCGCGCTCGAGCGCCTCGAGGAGGCCTTCGCGCGGCGCGAGCACGAGCGGGGCGTGCTCGAGCACGGCGAGGCCGCCTGGTTCGCGAAGGTGCGCGAGCGCGCCGAGGAGACCCTCGCGCTGCTGCGCCGGCCCGACCAGGAGCGCTTCCGCAGGGTCAGCCGCATCTCGCGCGGCTACCGCGTCGCCGAGGTCGACCGCTTCGCGGCCCGCATCGCCGACTATCTCTCCGACGGGCCCGACATGTCGCCGCGCGAGGTGCGCACGGTGCAGTTCGACCCGCAGTTCGGCGGCTACGACGAGGACGAGGTCGACCAGCTGCTCGACACCGTCGTCAGCCTCATGCTCGCGGTGCGCTGACCGCGCGGGACGCGAGGGGCGGGCGCCCGAGCCCGCCGGCCCTGGGCGTCGTTACCGAACCGTGATACCGTCGACGATCGTGTTCACCCGTCCCGGAGGCTCCCGCGCGCGCTCGACGCGCACCCGTGGCGTGCTCTCGGGCCTCGCGCTGCTCGCCGTCGCGGGCATCGCGCTCGTCTCGGTCGCCGCGACGCCCTCCGCGCAGGTGATGGCCGAGCCCGCCTCGCTGCAGAGCGAGCAGCGTCCCGGCCAGGCCCTCGGCGAGGTCACGGGCGAGCAGGCGGCGTTCGTGCGCGACACCATCGTCGTCCACACCCCGACCCCGACGCCCACGCCGGAGCCCGTCGCTGCCGCCCCGGCGTCCGGCGGCTCCTCGGCGGCCTCGATCAGCATCCCCGCGGTCGCGGCGCCGGATCCCGGCAGCGCCCAGGCGATCGCGCGCGATCTCGTGCGCGCCCGCGGATGGGGCGACGACCAGTACTCCTGCCTGTACAGCCTGTGGCAGAAGGAGTCGAACTGGAACGTCTACGCGCAGAACGCCTCGAGCGGCGCGTACGGCATCCCGCAGGCGCTGCCCGGCTCGAAGATGGGCTCCGTCGGCGGCGACTGGCGCACGAACCCCGTGACGCAGATCCAGTGGGGCCTCGGCTACATCGCCGGCCGCTACGGCACGCCCTGCGGAGCCTGGGGCCATTCGCAGTCCGTCGGCTGGTACTGATGCCCTCGCGGCGCCCCCGCCGGCGCGGCGGGGAGCACGTGCCGCTCGACGTCGACCGCCTGCTGCAGGGCGTCGCGCGCGTGGAGCACCGCGCGGGCGCCGAGTGGCACGTGCAGCCGATCGGTGCCCGATCGGCCGTCAAGGACTACGCGTGCCCCGGCTGCGGCGGCACGATCCCGCCGCAGATGCCCCACCTCGTCGTGTGGCGGGCCGACTCGATCTTCGGCGATCGCGCGATCGAGGACCGGCGGCACTGGCACCCGGGGTGCTGGCGCGCGAGCTGAGGCCCGCGGCGCCCCGCCCTACTTCGCGTCCTGCCTCGGTATGACGACCTCCTTGAGGATCAGCTGCACCGCCGCGGCGACCGGGATCGCGACGAGCGCGCCGAGGATGCCGAGCAGCGTGCCGCCGATGAGCGCCGAGAGCACGACGACGACGCCCGGCACCTTCACCGCGCGGTTCATGATCTGCGGGCTGATCACGTAGGCCTCGAGCTGCATGTAGATCAGGTACCAGATCGCCACGGGCAGCGCGGTCTCGGGGCCGTCGAGCAGCAGCACGAGCAGCGAGATCACGACCGACGCCGAGATGGTGCCGACGAGCGGGATGGTCGAGGCGATGAGCGCGAGGAAGGCGTAGACGCCCGCCAGCTGCGAGCCGACGATCGAGAGCACCGCGAACGACAGGATGCCGTTCAGGAGGCCGAGCCCGGCCTGGCCGAGCACGAAGCGGCCGACGGAGCGCATGATCTGCTCGGCGATCTCGATGAACTTCGGGCGCGAGGTCGCCGGGACCAGGCGGTACATGCCCGACTTGAGCGAGGGCATCGAGCCCGTGAAGTAGAGCATGAGCACGACCACGATGAGGCCGCCGCCGATGGCGAAGGCGACCTGGCCGAGGCCCGTCACGAGGCCCGAGGTGATGTTCGCGACCCACGGGGGCAGCGTCGACCAGGTCTCGGGGTCGGTGATCGCGCCCGTGACCTGCTCGATGATGAGATCGATGTCGATGGCGGGGAACGTCGTCTCGACCCAGTCGCGCACGTTGTCGAGCGCGCCGCCCTCGATCTCGCGCACGATCGACTGCACCAGCGTCGAGAACTGGGCGACGATCGTCGGCACGATGAGCCAGATGGCGCCCACGAGCGCGCCGACGATGAGCACGAAGACCGTGAGCACGGCCGCCCAGCGCGGGAAGCGGCGCCGGATGAGGAACTGGATGAGCGGCTCGATGCCGAGCGCGAGGAAGATGCCCGCGAAGGCCCAGACGAGCACGGTGCTCACCTGCTGCACCGCGACGCCGATGACGATCGCGAGCAGCACGCCCAGGCCGCCGACGAGCCCGAGCAGGAAGCCGTTCTTGATCTTCACGCTCGGCATCCTAGGCGCGCGCCCCGGGCGGCCCGCCCAGGCGCGCGGCAGCGGAGGAGCGCTCTGGCACAGGTGCGGGCTTGGCAGCGCACGGGTGCCGTCGGTACCCTGGAGGCTTGCCCGCTCCGTGCCGTCGCCCGCGACGGCCCGCCGGACCCGCCGGCGAGCGTGAAAGGACCTCTGACCCGTGCGATACGTACTCGCGGCCGTGAGCCTCGTGCTCTCGCTCGTGCTGCTCGGCCTCGGGGTCGCCCAGCGCACGATCTGGGCCCCGCCGGACACGATCGTCGCGCAGCTCGAGGAGACGGCCGACGTGCCCGTGCTCGTGCTCGGCGGCGACGTCATGAACGCCCACGACGGCCGCCAGGCGGTCGTCGTGCGCGGCGAGGGCCAGGTCACCGCGGTCGTCGGCCGCGACCACGACGTCGAGGGCTGGGTCGGCGAGTCCGCCCACGGCACCGTCGCGATCGACGCCTCCGACCGGCTCGAGCTGCAGCGCTCGGGGGGCGAGGACGCCGAGCTCCCCGCGCTCGCCGGCAACGACATGTGGATCGAGGAGCACGTGGGCGACGGCGAGGTGCGCTTCGCGGTCGACCTGCCCGTCGGCTACTCGATCGCGATCGCGGGCGAGCCGGGCGCCGCGGCTCCCGCCGACGTGCGTGTCGAGTGGCCCTTCGACGCGAAGACGCCGCTCTTCGGGCCGCTCATCACGGCAGGGCTCGTGCTCCTCGCCCTCGCGCTGCTGCTCTTCCTGCTCGCGCTCCGCAGCCACCGACGCCGTCGCGGCCCGCAGCGCCGCTCGCACCGCGAGCCTGAGCCGCGCGGAGCGCCGCGCGCTGCAGCGCGAGGCCCGTGAGGGGCTGCCGCGACCGCAGCGCGCCATCGAGGCGGGTGCCGCGGAGCCCGTCGAGCAGCAGCGCCCGGACGACGCGGACGCCGCGACGCCTGAGGGCGCAGACGCCGGGACCGCGACGCCCGGGGCACCCGAGGCCGAGGACCCGGCGCAGGGCGCCGAGGCCGACGGCCGCGCCCCCGACGCCGAGCGCCGGGAGCGCCCGGGCACGGCCGAGCGCCGGGCGGCACGACCGAGCCTCCGCCGCCGCCTCGGGCTCGTCGCGCTGCCGGCCGCCGCCGTCGTCGCGCTCACGGGCTGCGGGCCGCAGTACTGGCCGAGCGCCGAGCCGTCGACGACCGAGGCGGAGCCCACGCCCACGAGCCTCGAGGACACGCTGCCCCCGGTCGCCGTCACCGAGAACCAGTTCTCGCGCATCCTCGAGGACACGCGCGAGGTCGCAGCTTCGGCCGATGAGGCCCTCGACGGTGACGCCGCCTCCACGCGGATCGGGGGGCCGATGCTCGACGCGCGTCGCACCAACTACGAGGTGCGGGCGGCCGACGGCGAGCTCCCCGCCGCGACGGGCATCCCCGACGGCGAGATCGAGCTGCTGCTGCCGCAGCAGACGGAGACCTGGCCGCGCACGGTGCTCGCCGTGGTCGGCTGGCAGGACGAGACGCAGACGCAGGCCGCCCTCATGTTCGAGCAGGCGAGCGCCCGCACGAACTACCGCCTCGTGTACCAGACGAGCCTCGTCTCCGGCGTGCAGCTCCCGCCGGTGGCGAGCCCGACGATCGGCGCGGCGAGCCTCCCGCAGGACACGCCGCTGCTGCAGCAGCGGCCGAGCCAGGTGACGATGGCCTACGCCGACTTCCTGCTGCGGGGCCAGGACTCCGAGTACGCCGCATGGTTCGCCGAGGAGGATCCGCTCGACGCGGTGATCGGCAGGACGTTCAAGGACGAGCAGATCGCGAAGCCGGAGTTCGAGCTGTCGAACCTCGAGTGGTCCGCCGCTGAGGACGAGCAGCCGCCGCTGCTGCTCGTGACGAACGACGGCGGCGTGCTCCTCGCGACCTCCTACGTGGAGACGCAGCGCACCACGCCGAAGGAGGAGGGCGTCACGATCTCGGCCGGGGCGGGTGCCGGCGTCCTGTCCGGCGTCGAGGACTCAGAATCGGGCATCGAGACGCAGTACCAGGTGCAGCTCCTGCTGTCGATCCCGCCCGCCGACGCTCCCGAGGGCGCTCGCGTGCAGGTGGTCGGCTACAGCCAGGCGCTGCTCGCAGCGAGGGAGATGGGACGATGACCGCAGAGCAGCAGCTGCCTTCGATGGGGGGCGCGGTCGATCTGTCCGCGCTCGCGGCGCGCCACGCGCAGCCCGCGCAGCCGCAGCAGCAGTCCGCCGAGGGCGGCGCCCAGGGCGCGCCCGGCGTGATCGTCGACATCGCCGACGCCGAGTTCGGCGCGGTCGTCGAGCTCTCGAACCAGGTGCCCGTCATCGTCGACATCTGGGCCGAGTGGTGCGGGCCGTGCACGCAGCTCTCGCCCATGCTCGAGCGCCTCGTGGCCGGCTACGAGGGCCGCCT
This genomic interval carries:
- the frr gene encoding ribosome recycling factor, translating into MISDVLASAKEKMAQSIEVAKDDFATVSAGRANPALFQRLNVDYYGSPTPLVQLAGFQQPDARTLVITPFDKSALKEIERAIVNAPHLGVSPSNDGSIVRVVMPELTEERRRDYVKIVKDKAEQARVALRNVRRQAMTDLDKLTGEVGDDEIARAEKELEAETKKAVEAIDDALKKKEAELLEV
- a CDS encoding phosphatidate cytidylyltransferase, producing the protein MPKEQHRSAAEIEAQIQAQIHAARDQIEATRARVNKRTGRDLAAAVLIALALGGGLLASLLWVKALFLVFATALVGFALYELASALRFAGRDVPRIPLVLLGCAILPITYFLGPAGLWWSTLGAIAVVAVVRLVELADPATRRGGRAVLQDVAGGALCIAYVAVLGAFAVLLTAQDGGEWWTLAMIIMTTVIDTGALAVGVWLGRTKLAPRISPGKTWEGLAGGALAATAAGIPLSILMLGQEWWFGIVLAGLLVVTATVGDLAESIIKRDLGIKDIGSFLPGHGGFLDRLDSILPSAVVMMALFQIVHA
- a CDS encoding DivIVA domain-containing protein, whose protein sequence is MSTFPRARRSQPGYDIEQVEDFLEDARRAYATDVRAATAIDSSAIRRMSFSMQKGGYSPAHVDAALERLEEAFARREHERGVLEHGEAAWFAKVRERAEETLALLRRPDQERFRRVSRISRGYRVAEVDRFAARIADYLSDGPDMSPREVRTVQFDPQFGGYDEDEVDQLLDTVVSLMLAVR
- a CDS encoding transglycosylase SLT domain-containing protein; amino-acid sequence: MFTRPGGSRARSTRTRGVLSGLALLAVAGIALVSVAATPSAQVMAEPASLQSEQRPGQALGEVTGEQAAFVRDTIVVHTPTPTPTPEPVAAAPASGGSSAASISIPAVAAPDPGSAQAIARDLVRARGWGDDQYSCLYSLWQKESNWNVYAQNASSGAYGIPQALPGSKMGSVGGDWRTNPVTQIQWGLGYIAGRYGTPCGAWGHSQSVGWY
- a CDS encoding AI-2E family transporter; amino-acid sequence: MKIKNGFLLGLVGGLGVLLAIVIGVAVQQVSTVLVWAFAGIFLALGIEPLIQFLIRRRFPRWAAVLTVFVLIVGALVGAIWLIVPTIVAQFSTLVQSIVREIEGGALDNVRDWVETTFPAIDIDLIIEQVTGAITDPETWSTLPPWVANITSGLVTGLGQVAFAIGGGLIVVVLMLYFTGSMPSLKSGMYRLVPATSRPKFIEIAEQIMRSVGRFVLGQAGLGLLNGILSFAVLSIVGSQLAGVYAFLALIASTIPLVGTISASVVISLLVLLLDGPETALPVAIWYLIYMQLEAYVISPQIMNRAVKVPGVVVVLSALIGGTLLGILGALVAIPVAAAVQLILKEVVIPRQDAK